A window from Dioscorea cayenensis subsp. rotundata cultivar TDr96_F1 chromosome 10, TDr96_F1_v2_PseudoChromosome.rev07_lg8_w22 25.fasta, whole genome shotgun sequence encodes these proteins:
- the LOC120270769 gene encoding uncharacterized protein LOC120270769, translating to MKKVTTTLLPLEFLKKLERSKQLSWFYTTTWSGGDKYQVLDPDGQFVVDKKDWYCSCRRWKLSGIPCGHAVSMLYYNREKPEDYLHSCYEVRTFMDTYRHILNPTRDKDSWPKSDQCPIIPPEPVNNRRGRRTILRRREMDENRGFAKGKVSKKGVKNKCSMCGATGHNKRFHGQDNTNMSARTSLAQGFCGEALQKGTVSRRQLDAGQRTQLQQKDGKESNKTGLVHNKRKAWLPPGVGSSASVGDTYRKAP from the exons ATGAAGAAAGTCACTACCACCCTACTGCCTCTAGAATTTTTGAAGAAACTTGAGAGATCTAAGCAATTGAGTTGGTTCTATACCACCACATGGTCAGGTGGAGACAAGTACCAAGTACTAGACCCTGATGGTCAATTTGTTGTTGACAAGAAAGATTGGTATTGCTCATGTAGGAGGTGGAAACTTAGTGGTATTCCCTGTGGTCATGCAGTGTCTATGTTATATTACAATAGAGAAAAGCCTGAAGACTACCTGCACTCATGCTATGAAGTGAGAACCTTTATGGACACATATAGGCACATATTAAACCCCACTCGTGACAAGGACTCATGGCCAAAGAGTGACCAATGTCCCATTATCCCACCAGAGCCAGTGAACAATAGGAGGGGCAGGAGAACTATACTAAGGAGGAGAGAAATGGATGAAAACCGTGGTTTTGCCAAGGGGAAAGTTAGTAAAAAGGGTGTGAAGAATAAATGCAGCATGTGTGGTGCAACAGGACATAATAAGAGATTTCATGGGCAG GACAATACAAACATGTCAGCAAGAACATCACTGGCACAAGGTTTTTGTGGTGAG GCACTCCAAAAAGGAACAGTTTCAAGAAGGCAACTTGATGCTGGGCAAAGGACTCAACTGCaacaaaaagatggaaaagaaagCAATAAGACAGGATTGGTTCACAACAAGAGGAAAGCATGGTTACCACCAGGAGTTGGATCCTCTGCAAGTGTAGGTGACACTTATAGGAAGGCACCTTGA
- the LOC120270500 gene encoding uncharacterized protein LOC120270500, which produces MRIERVSSIELEPRTLTLDQLQYAREAALYILSTKSLEEAVGIFTEGLEPVLSLTEKGMMHEETDEINHLSSDNMMTSSLAEETRDIASAPF; this is translated from the exons ATGAGGATAGAGAGAGTGTCTTCTATAGAATTGGAGCCTAGAACTCTTACACTTGACCAGCTTCAATATGCAAgg GAGGCAGCATTGTATATTCTTAGTACCAAGTCTTTAGAGGAAGCTGTTGGTATTTTCACTGAG GGTTTGGAGCCGGTGCTAAGCCTTACAGAAAAAGGGATGATGCATGAAGAAACGGATGAGATTAATCACTTATCTTCCGACAATATGATGACTTCCTCTCTGGCTGAAGAAACAAGAGACATTGCCTCTGCTCCTTTTTAA
- the LOC120270493 gene encoding GDP-L-galactose phosphorylase 1-like, producing the protein MLTIKRVPTVVSNYQEDSGEPLGCGRNCLGKCCLPVSKLPLFAFGSETLRAGSVPDDEKPPADFFLNTLLIGQWEDRMSRGLFRYDVTACETKVIPGEQGFIAQLNEGRHLKKRPTEFRVDRVLQPFDPKKFNFTKVGQEEVLFRFEASKDGKIQFLEKAFVEENYSPSVVAINVSPIEYGHVLLIPRVLECLPQRIDLDSLLLALHMAEEAASPYFRLGYNSLGAFATINHLHFQAYYLSVPFPVEKALTRRILIAKGLEKNSVKISKLVNYPVRGLVYEGGDNLQDLANVVATSCIWLQDNNVPFNILISDSGRRIFIFPQCYAEKQALGEVAQELLDTQVNPAVWEISGHMVLKRKEDYNNASEDYAWRLLAEVSLSDDRFEEVKAYIFEAAGLVESKENEAEANENDGATYQQSQPIPAAQIPVDV; encoded by the exons ATGTTGACAATTAAGAGGGTGCCCACCGTGGTGTCGAACTACCAGGAGGATTCCGGCGAGCCGCTTGGATGTGGCCGGAATTGCCTCGGCAAGTGCTGCTTGCCTG TTTCAAAATTGCCCCTTTTTGCGTTTGGGAGCGAAACCCTAAGGGCTGGTTCTGTCCCTGATGATGAGAAGCCTCCCGCTGATTTCTTCCTCAATACTCTGTTGATTGGACAG TGGGAGGATCGGATGAGCCGGGGCCTGTTTCGGTATGATGTCACAGCTTGTGAGACGAAGGTGATCCCCGGGGAGCAGGGGTTTATAGCTCAGCTGAATGAAGGCCGTCACCTTAAGAAACGGCCTACCGAGTTTAGGGTCGACCGTGTACTTCAACCATTCGATCCAAAGAAATTCAACTTCACAAAAGTCGGACAAGAGGAGGTGCTCTTCCGATTTGAGGCCAGTAAGGATGGCAAAATTCAGTTCCTCGAGAAAGCATTTGTCGAGGAGAACTATTCTCCTAGCGTCGTCGCTATTAAT GTGAGCCCAATAGAGTATGGTCATGTGCTGCTAATTCCCCGTGTGCTTGAATGTTTGCCTCAAAGGATTGATCTTGATAGCCTCTTGCTCGCGCTTCATATGGCCGAAGAAGCTGCGAGTCCTTACTTCCGGCTTGGTTACAATAGTTTGGGTGCCTTTGCCACCATTAATCACCTCCACTTTCAG GCTTATTACCTATCAGTGCCTTTCCCTGTTGAAAAGGCTCTGACTCGAAGAATTCTCATTGCTAAAGGTCTGGAAAAGAACAGTGTGAAGATATCAAAACTTGTCAATTATCCAGTGAGAGGTCTGGTTTATGAGGGTGGAGACAATCTGCAGGACCTGGCTAATGTGGTGGCAACCTCCTGCATTTGGCTTCAAGACAATAATGTCCCATTTAACATACTCATTTCTGATTCAGGAAGGAGGATCTTCATCTTCCCACAG TGTTATGCTGAGAAACAAGCTCTTGGGGAAGTTGCACAAGAACTGTTGGACACTCAAGTAAACCCGGCAGTATGGGAAATAAGTGGGCACATGGTGCTTAAGCGGAAGGAGGACTACAACAATGCATCGGAGGATTATGCATGGAGGCTCTTAGCTGAAGTTTCACTCTCCGACGATAGGTTCGAAGAGGTGAAGGCTTACATATTTGAGGCTGCTGGTCTGGTGGAATCGAAAGAGAACGAAGCAGAGGCCAACGAAAACGACGGAGCTACCTATCAGCAATCTCAGCCTATCCCTGCTGCTCAGATTCCAGTGGATGTCTGA
- the LOC120270491 gene encoding O-fucosyltransferase 38-like, which translates to MANTRASSSSLDPLCSRFLSPSPISVYVLLLLLFSTVVVFFSHRQIAQVSHQPFVSELPPVLEDKHLWDSSHGYGYKQCIKPTHRYKPPQDVNRYLTVRNNGGLNQMRTGICDMVAVARIMNATLVIPELDKRSFWQDSSTFSDIFDENHFINALQGDIHIVRELPKELASLPRARKHFTSWASVSYYEEVSHLFKDYKVIHVPKSDSRLANNDLPIDIQRLRCRALYHALQFSAPIQDLGKKLVERLKSHGRYIALHLRYEKDMLSFTGCTYGLNDSEAEMLTALRENTKHWKLKKINSTEQRIGGFCPLTPKEVGIFLQALGYPPATYIYIAAGEMFGGDTYLSDLRSRFPNLVFKVLPSCAKLCLVQTMLPILPPIITLNFLQETLATAEELKKIVSHASQAAAIDYIISVESDVFVPSYTGNMARAVEGHRRYLDHRKTINPDRKGLVELFDKMENGELKESSTLSPLVTRMHKSRQGSPRKRYGSLPGMKGRNRLRTEESFYENPLPECICRN; encoded by the exons ATGGCGAACACGAGggcctcttcctcctctttgGATCCCCTTTGTTCCCGATTTCTCTCTCCTTCTCCGATCTCCGTGTATGTCttgctcctcctcctcttctccaCCGTCGTCGTCTTCTTTTCTCATCGCCAGATCGCCCAAGTTAGCCACCAGCCGTTTGTCTCTGAACTGCCTCCCGTG CTTGAAGATAAGCATTTGTGGGATTCTTCTCATGGCTATGGTTACAAGCAATGTATCAAACCTACTCATAGATATAAAC CTCCTCAAGACGTGAATCGCTATCTTACTGTTAGAAATAATGGAGGACTCAACCAAATGCGCACTGGA ATATGTGATATGGTTGCTGTAGCTCGCATAATGAATGCAACACTTGTAATTCCTGAATTGGATAAGCGGTCTTTTTGGCAAGACTCAAG CACCTTTTCAGATATCTTCGATGAAAATCATTTCATCAATGCCTTGCAAGGAGACATTCATATTGTTCGTGAGTTGCCTAAGGAGTTGGCATCACTTCCAAGGGCCCGCAAGCACTTCACTTCATGGGCAAGCGTGAGCTATTACGAGGAGGTGTCACATCTGTTCAAGGATTATAAG GTAATTCATGTGCCAAAGTCTGACTCAAGACTAGCAAACAATGACCTTCCTATTGACATTCAAAGGTTGCGGTGCCGTGCTTTATATCATGCACTCCAGTTTTCAGCTCCAATTCAGGACCTGGGGAAG AAGCTTGTGGAGCGGCTGAAATCACACGGACGATATATCGCGCTGCATCTTCGCTATGAGAAAGATATGCTTTCTTTTACTGGATGTACTTATGGCCTCAACGATTCCGAAGCTGAAATGCTGACTGCTTTGAG GGAGAATACGAAACATtggaaattaaagaaaataaactcaacCGAACAGAGAATAGGAGGCTTTTGTCCTTTGACCCCCAAAGAGGTTGGGATCTTTTTGCAAGCTTTGGGTTACCCTCCAGCCACCTATATCTATATAGCGGCGGGTGAAATGTTCGGTGGAGACACTTATCTCTCAGACTTGCGATCTCGCTTCCCTAACTTGGTTTTCAAGGTTCTCCCATCTTGTGCTAAATTATGCTTGGTGCAAACTATGTTACCAATTCTTCCACCTATAATTACATTGAATTTTTTACAGGAGACATTAGCGACAGCagaagaattgaaaaaaattgttagtCATGCATCTCAGGCTGCGGCTATTGATTATATAATATCAGTCGAAAGTGATGTATTTGTTCCATCGTATACCGGCAACATGGCAAGAGCTGTTGAGGGACATCGGAGATATCTCGATCACCGGAAGACAATCAACCCAGATAG GAAAGGATTAGTAGAACTCTTTGACAAGATGGAAAATGGAGAGCTGAAAGAAAGTTCGACTTTATCGCCACTTGTAACTCGAATGCATAAATCAAG ACAAGGATCTCCAAGGAAACGATATGGTTCTCTACCAGGAATGAAAGGAAGAAACCGTCTTAGGACCGAAGAATCTTTCTATGAAAATCCACTTCCCGAATGCATTTGCCGTAATTGA